A single window of Agromyces aureus DNA harbors:
- a CDS encoding biotin transporter BioY produces the protein MSAAEPTMRDSADADENRHDDAHDERASRPRRRGTATDLAQIAVFAALIAALGLPGALTIGGAAVPITFQTLGVMLAGAILGARKGFLSVLLFIALVAAGLPLLSGGRGGLGVFVGPSVGYLLGWLLGALVIGWATARLLPKYRILPALLWTAFGGIVAVYLVGVPLFAAITGTPLGLALAGSLVFLPGDVVKVVITVLVAKGVHRAWPGLIAPRTWPWKREKPVAPSA, from the coding sequence ATGTCCGCCGCTGAGCCCACCATGCGCGACTCCGCCGACGCCGACGAGAACCGGCACGACGATGCCCACGACGAGCGGGCCTCGCGTCCACGGCGTCGCGGCACCGCGACCGACCTCGCGCAGATCGCCGTCTTCGCGGCGCTCATCGCGGCCCTCGGCCTTCCGGGCGCGCTGACCATCGGCGGTGCCGCGGTGCCGATCACGTTCCAGACCCTCGGCGTCATGCTGGCCGGCGCCATCCTGGGTGCGCGCAAGGGATTCCTGTCGGTGCTGCTGTTCATCGCGCTCGTCGCGGCTGGGCTCCCGCTCCTCTCCGGCGGTCGCGGCGGCCTCGGCGTCTTCGTCGGCCCCTCGGTGGGCTACCTCCTCGGCTGGCTGCTCGGTGCGCTGGTCATCGGTTGGGCGACGGCGCGCCTGCTGCCGAAGTACCGCATCCTGCCCGCGTTGCTGTGGACCGCGTTCGGCGGCATCGTCGCGGTCTACCTCGTCGGCGTCCCGCTGTTCGCCGCGATCACGGGCACTCCGCTCGGCCTCGCGCTCGCCGGCTCGCTCGTCTTCCTGCCCGGCGACGTGGTCAAGGTGGTCATCACGGTGCTCGTGGCCAAGGGCGTGCACCGCGCCTGGCCGGGCCTGATCGCACCGCGCACCTGGCCGTGGAAGCGCGAGAAGCCGGTCGCTCCCTCGGCATGA